One genomic segment of Vespa velutina chromosome 10, iVesVel2.1, whole genome shotgun sequence includes these proteins:
- the LOC124952069 gene encoding serine/threonine-protein kinase PAK mbt isoform X1 produces the protein MFAKKKKKPQISTPTNFEHRVHTGFDKREGKFVGLPLQWASIVGNNQILKSTNRPLPLVDPSEITPTEILDLKTIVRGHNDPRVKVLINDKTTENGLPKTSTVARSNSLRSSSPPRLRRDYRHNTNLPPSVPEGQEVSSNTSQMQGYTNFGKPHSYLEKMRQNSPSVTSGLNPNIQNMIPNLQNLNPNMQSSPNLTHAGQNAPNLSINFQNLSPIVNSQSSTSNPTTPQVPESEFHRLNSQMTMTSNQYNGNLQQIPINEVSTRDQVAQNMLLQKLQPKISPVGSIASQRPLSQLSSHNINKYPPNYNMCENPSTMQPHLKKPMETSQSMHNLSKPNVPSTVAGTTSTPDQNQNMKNALSSGNLTVGSSSNSSNKQTAEQRLTHEQFRAALQMVVSRGDPRENLENFLKIGEGSTGTVCIATDKSTNRQVAVKKMDLRKQQRRELLFNEVVIMRDYHHPNIVEMYDSFLVDDELWVVMEYLEGGALTDIVTHSRMDESQIATVCSQCLKPLAYLHSQGVIHRDIKSDSILLTADGRVKLSDFGFCAQVSQELPKRKSLVGTPYWMSPEVISRLPYGPEVDIWSLGIMIIEMVDGEPPFFNEPPLQAMRRIRDMPPPKLKNSHKVSPRLQGFLERMLVRDPAQRATAAELLQHPFLRQAQSPSILIPLMRGARHTNC, from the exons ATGTTtgctaagaaaaagaagaaaccacAAATATCTACACCAACAAACTTTGAACATAGAGTCCATACAGGATTTGATAAACGAGAGGGCAAGTTTGTTGGATTACCACTACAATGGGCTTCAATAGTAGGAAATAATCAGATCCTTAAATCAACCAATCGACCATTACCATTAGTAGATCCAAGTGAAATTACACCTACAGAAATTCTTGATTTAAAGACTATAGTACGAGGACATAATGATCCCAGAGTAAAAGtattgataaatgataaaactaCAGAAAATGGATTACCCAAAACTAGTACAGTTGCCAGATCAAATTCACTTCGTTCTTCAAGTCCACCACGACTTAGGAGAGATTACAG gCATAATACTAATCTTCCACCATCTGTTCCTGAAGGACAAGAAGTATCTTCAAATACTAGTCAAATGCAAGGATATACAAATTTTGGAAAACCACATAGTTACCTTGAAAAAATGAGACAAAATTCGCCAAGTGTTACATCTGGATTAAACCCTAACATTCAAAATATGATTCCAAATCTTCAAAACTTAAACCCTAATATGCAGTCTTCACCAAATTTGACTCATGCTGGACAAAATGCTCctaatttatctattaattttcaaaatttaagtCCAATTGTTAACTCACAAAGCTCAACATCAAATCCAACTACTCCACAAGTTCCAGAATCTGAATTCCATAGATTAAATTCTCAAATGACGATGACATCAAATCAATATAATGGCAATCTTCAG CAGATTCCAATCAATGAAGTATCTACAAGAGATCAAGTTGCTCAAAATatgttattacaaaaattgcAACCAAAAATTTCACCAGTTGGATCAATAGCCTCACAAAGACCATTAAGTCAGTTGAGCtctcataatattaataaatatcctCCAAATTATAATATGTGTGAAAATCCATCTACGATGCAACCTCATTTGAAGAAACCAATGGAAACCTCACAGTCAATGCATAACTTATCAAAGCCAAATGTTCCTTCCACAGTTGCTGGAACCACTTCAACTCCAgatcaaaatcaaaatatgaaaaatgcaTTATCATCAGGTAATTTAACAGTTGGCTCAAGTTCAAATAGTTCCAACAAACAGACTGCTGAACAGCGACTAACACATGAGCAATTTCGGGCAGCTTTACAAATGGTG GTAAGTCGAGGAGATCCTCgagaaaatttagaaaattttttgaagATTGGAGAGGGTAGTACAGGAACTGTATGTATAGCAACAGATAAAAGTACAAATCGTCAAGTTGCAGtaaaaaaaatggatttaaGAAAACAACAAAGGCGAGAATTGCTTTTTAATGAGGTTGTTATTATGAGGGATTATCATCATCCTAATATAGTAGAGATGTATGATAGTTTCCTAGTAGATGATGAGCTTTGGGTTGTGATGGAATATTTGGAGGGTGGTGCATTAACGGATATTGTAACACACTCGCGCATGGATGAGAGTCAAATTGCAACAGTGTGTTCTCAATGTCTTAAGCCATTGGCATATCTACACTCACAGGGAGTTATTCATAGAGATATTAAGTCTGATTCAATATTACTTACGGCAGATGGAAGAGTGAAATTATCTGATTTTGGTTTCTGTGCTCAAGTCTCTCAAGAATTACCAAAGAGAAAATCTCTGGTTGGAACACCATATTGGATGAGTCCTGAAGTTATTTCTAG ATTACCATATGGGCCTGAAGTAGATATTTGGTCATTAGGGATAATGATCATTGAAATGGTTGATGGCGAACCACCATTTTTTAATGAACCTCCTTTACAAGCTATGAGACGTATAAGAGACATGCCACCtccaaaattaaaaaattctcatAAA GTTAGTCCACGTCTTCAAGGATTCCTTGAAAGAATGCTTGTTCGTGATCCAGCTCAAAGAGCAACAGCAGCTGAATTGTTACAGCATCCATTTCTTAGGCAAGCTCAAAGTCCAAGTATTTTGATTCCTCTAATGAGAGGCGCAAGACATACAAATTGTTGA
- the LOC124952069 gene encoding serine/threonine-protein kinase PAK mbt isoform X2, with amino-acid sequence MFAKKKKKPQISTPTNFEHRVHTGFDKREGKFVGLPLQWASIVGNNQILKSTNRPLPLVDPSEITPTEILDLKTIVRGHNDPRVKVLINDKTTENGLPKTSTVARSNSLRSSSPPRLRRDYRHNTNLPPSVPEGQEVSSNTSQMQGYTNFGKPHSYLEKMRQNSPSVTSGLNPNIQNMIPNLQNLNPNMQSSPNLTHAGQNAPNLSINFQNLSPIVNSQSSTSNPTTPQVPESEFHRLNSQMTMTSNQYNGNLQIPINEVSTRDQVAQNMLLQKLQPKISPVGSIASQRPLSQLSSHNINKYPPNYNMCENPSTMQPHLKKPMETSQSMHNLSKPNVPSTVAGTTSTPDQNQNMKNALSSGNLTVGSSSNSSNKQTAEQRLTHEQFRAALQMVVSRGDPRENLENFLKIGEGSTGTVCIATDKSTNRQVAVKKMDLRKQQRRELLFNEVVIMRDYHHPNIVEMYDSFLVDDELWVVMEYLEGGALTDIVTHSRMDESQIATVCSQCLKPLAYLHSQGVIHRDIKSDSILLTADGRVKLSDFGFCAQVSQELPKRKSLVGTPYWMSPEVISRLPYGPEVDIWSLGIMIIEMVDGEPPFFNEPPLQAMRRIRDMPPPKLKNSHKVSPRLQGFLERMLVRDPAQRATAAELLQHPFLRQAQSPSILIPLMRGARHTNC; translated from the exons ATGTTtgctaagaaaaagaagaaaccacAAATATCTACACCAACAAACTTTGAACATAGAGTCCATACAGGATTTGATAAACGAGAGGGCAAGTTTGTTGGATTACCACTACAATGGGCTTCAATAGTAGGAAATAATCAGATCCTTAAATCAACCAATCGACCATTACCATTAGTAGATCCAAGTGAAATTACACCTACAGAAATTCTTGATTTAAAGACTATAGTACGAGGACATAATGATCCCAGAGTAAAAGtattgataaatgataaaactaCAGAAAATGGATTACCCAAAACTAGTACAGTTGCCAGATCAAATTCACTTCGTTCTTCAAGTCCACCACGACTTAGGAGAGATTACAG gCATAATACTAATCTTCCACCATCTGTTCCTGAAGGACAAGAAGTATCTTCAAATACTAGTCAAATGCAAGGATATACAAATTTTGGAAAACCACATAGTTACCTTGAAAAAATGAGACAAAATTCGCCAAGTGTTACATCTGGATTAAACCCTAACATTCAAAATATGATTCCAAATCTTCAAAACTTAAACCCTAATATGCAGTCTTCACCAAATTTGACTCATGCTGGACAAAATGCTCctaatttatctattaattttcaaaatttaagtCCAATTGTTAACTCACAAAGCTCAACATCAAATCCAACTACTCCACAAGTTCCAGAATCTGAATTCCATAGATTAAATTCTCAAATGACGATGACATCAAATCAATATAATGGCAATCTTCAG ATTCCAATCAATGAAGTATCTACAAGAGATCAAGTTGCTCAAAATatgttattacaaaaattgcAACCAAAAATTTCACCAGTTGGATCAATAGCCTCACAAAGACCATTAAGTCAGTTGAGCtctcataatattaataaatatcctCCAAATTATAATATGTGTGAAAATCCATCTACGATGCAACCTCATTTGAAGAAACCAATGGAAACCTCACAGTCAATGCATAACTTATCAAAGCCAAATGTTCCTTCCACAGTTGCTGGAACCACTTCAACTCCAgatcaaaatcaaaatatgaaaaatgcaTTATCATCAGGTAATTTAACAGTTGGCTCAAGTTCAAATAGTTCCAACAAACAGACTGCTGAACAGCGACTAACACATGAGCAATTTCGGGCAGCTTTACAAATGGTG GTAAGTCGAGGAGATCCTCgagaaaatttagaaaattttttgaagATTGGAGAGGGTAGTACAGGAACTGTATGTATAGCAACAGATAAAAGTACAAATCGTCAAGTTGCAGtaaaaaaaatggatttaaGAAAACAACAAAGGCGAGAATTGCTTTTTAATGAGGTTGTTATTATGAGGGATTATCATCATCCTAATATAGTAGAGATGTATGATAGTTTCCTAGTAGATGATGAGCTTTGGGTTGTGATGGAATATTTGGAGGGTGGTGCATTAACGGATATTGTAACACACTCGCGCATGGATGAGAGTCAAATTGCAACAGTGTGTTCTCAATGTCTTAAGCCATTGGCATATCTACACTCACAGGGAGTTATTCATAGAGATATTAAGTCTGATTCAATATTACTTACGGCAGATGGAAGAGTGAAATTATCTGATTTTGGTTTCTGTGCTCAAGTCTCTCAAGAATTACCAAAGAGAAAATCTCTGGTTGGAACACCATATTGGATGAGTCCTGAAGTTATTTCTAG ATTACCATATGGGCCTGAAGTAGATATTTGGTCATTAGGGATAATGATCATTGAAATGGTTGATGGCGAACCACCATTTTTTAATGAACCTCCTTTACAAGCTATGAGACGTATAAGAGACATGCCACCtccaaaattaaaaaattctcatAAA GTTAGTCCACGTCTTCAAGGATTCCTTGAAAGAATGCTTGTTCGTGATCCAGCTCAAAGAGCAACAGCAGCTGAATTGTTACAGCATCCATTTCTTAGGCAAGCTCAAAGTCCAAGTATTTTGATTCCTCTAATGAGAGGCGCAAGACATACAAATTGTTGA
- the LOC124952071 gene encoding activating signal cointegrator 1 complex subunit 1 isoform X1: MDVLKPELIWVDGRCYRFFESEAWINKNNMDSYVEEDYQADYTDEESSDANIEIVPHGEAKLKHSFHVAKPFFPFIIGSKNAVRKRIEIETKTSIQLPKPEQDGDIVIIGSDRRGILSARHRIDLIIEVSRKKLSYTHFLSIPLNVDEIIKNFNSFKSDVIQKFGGVVTGIDEILFQKPSKLHLTIGMLTLLDEEERKQAVQIFMDCKQHIIDPFIKKHGLFTIVIKGVQSMNDNPDAVKILYGTVFTENDVLQELSNQIVDYFAEKDLMPNRTNDVKLHTTFMNIAYRKKDNEVTITDKNINKKFDATQILNEYKDTLFGKTDLKEIHLSQLKTATETNYYQATAKITLGEEQS, from the exons atggatgtATTAAAACCAGAGCTAATATGGGTGGATGGAAGGTGTTACAGATTTTTTGAAAGTGAAGCttggataaataaaaacaatatggATTCATATGTAGAGGAAGATTATCAGGCAGATTATACAGATGAAGAATCTTCTGATGCTAATATTGAAATAGTACCACATGGAGAAGCAAAATTAAAGCATTCATTCCATGTTGCAAA gccattttttccatttattattgGTTCCAAAAATGCAGTACGTAAGAGAATAGAAATTGAAACCAAAACAAGCATACAACTTCCCAAACCAGAACAAGATGGAGACATAG ttataattgGATCAGATCGTAGAGGCATATTATCAGCTCGACAtcgaattgatttaattatagaaGTATCTAGGAAAAAATTAAGCTACACACATTTCTTGTCTATACCATTAAATGTAGATgagattattaaaaacttcAATTCATTTAAAAGTGATGTAATTCAAAAATTTGGAGGAGTTGTTACAGGCATAGATGAAATTCTTTTCCAAAAACCAAGTAAATTACATCTTACCATAGGAATGCTTACTTTattagatgaagaagaaagaaagcaagcaGTACAAATATTTATGGATTGCAAACAACATATTATtga cCCTTTCATTAAGAAACATGGTTTATTTACTATAGTAATAAAAGGTGTTCAATCTATGAATGATAATCCAGATGCCGTTAAAATTCTTTATGGAACAGTATTTACAGAAAATGATGTATTGCAAGAATTGTCTAATCAAATAGTAGATTATTTTGCAGAAAAGG acTTAATGCCAAACAGAACAAACGATGTTAAATTACACACTACTTTCATGAATATAGcctatagaaagaaagataacgaAGTAACAATaacagataaaaatattaacaaaaaatttgatGCTACacaaattttaaat gaaTATAAAGATACATTATTTGGTAAAacagatttaaaagaaattcactTGTCCCAACTTAAAACTGCTActgaaacaaattattatcaagCAACAGCTAAAATTACATTGGGTGAGGaacaatcataa
- the LOC124952071 gene encoding activating signal cointegrator 1 complex subunit 1 isoform X2, which yields MDSYVEEDYQADYTDEESSDANIEIVPHGEAKLKHSFHVAKPFFPFIIGSKNAVRKRIEIETKTSIQLPKPEQDGDIVIIGSDRRGILSARHRIDLIIEVSRKKLSYTHFLSIPLNVDEIIKNFNSFKSDVIQKFGGVVTGIDEILFQKPSKLHLTIGMLTLLDEEERKQAVQIFMDCKQHIIDPFIKKHGLFTIVIKGVQSMNDNPDAVKILYGTVFTENDVLQELSNQIVDYFAEKDLMPNRTNDVKLHTTFMNIAYRKKDNEVTITDKNINKKFDATQILNEYKDTLFGKTDLKEIHLSQLKTATETNYYQATAKITLGEEQS from the exons atggATTCATATGTAGAGGAAGATTATCAGGCAGATTATACAGATGAAGAATCTTCTGATGCTAATATTGAAATAGTACCACATGGAGAAGCAAAATTAAAGCATTCATTCCATGTTGCAAA gccattttttccatttattattgGTTCCAAAAATGCAGTACGTAAGAGAATAGAAATTGAAACCAAAACAAGCATACAACTTCCCAAACCAGAACAAGATGGAGACATAG ttataattgGATCAGATCGTAGAGGCATATTATCAGCTCGACAtcgaattgatttaattatagaaGTATCTAGGAAAAAATTAAGCTACACACATTTCTTGTCTATACCATTAAATGTAGATgagattattaaaaacttcAATTCATTTAAAAGTGATGTAATTCAAAAATTTGGAGGAGTTGTTACAGGCATAGATGAAATTCTTTTCCAAAAACCAAGTAAATTACATCTTACCATAGGAATGCTTACTTTattagatgaagaagaaagaaagcaagcaGTACAAATATTTATGGATTGCAAACAACATATTATtga cCCTTTCATTAAGAAACATGGTTTATTTACTATAGTAATAAAAGGTGTTCAATCTATGAATGATAATCCAGATGCCGTTAAAATTCTTTATGGAACAGTATTTACAGAAAATGATGTATTGCAAGAATTGTCTAATCAAATAGTAGATTATTTTGCAGAAAAGG acTTAATGCCAAACAGAACAAACGATGTTAAATTACACACTACTTTCATGAATATAGcctatagaaagaaagataacgaAGTAACAATaacagataaaaatattaacaaaaaatttgatGCTACacaaattttaaat gaaTATAAAGATACATTATTTGGTAAAacagatttaaaagaaattcactTGTCCCAACTTAAAACTGCTActgaaacaaattattatcaagCAACAGCTAAAATTACATTGGGTGAGGaacaatcataa
- the LOC124952071 gene encoding activating signal cointegrator 1 complex subunit 1 isoform X3 — protein sequence MLQIIIILYIRPFFPFIIGSKNAVRKRIEIETKTSIQLPKPEQDGDIVIIGSDRRGILSARHRIDLIIEVSRKKLSYTHFLSIPLNVDEIIKNFNSFKSDVIQKFGGVVTGIDEILFQKPSKLHLTIGMLTLLDEEERKQAVQIFMDCKQHIIDPFIKKHGLFTIVIKGVQSMNDNPDAVKILYGTVFTENDVLQELSNQIVDYFAEKDLMPNRTNDVKLHTTFMNIAYRKKDNEVTITDKNINKKFDATQILNEYKDTLFGKTDLKEIHLSQLKTATETNYYQATAKITLGEEQS from the exons ATGTTGCAAA ttataataattttatatattaggccattttttccatttattattgGTTCCAAAAATGCAGTACGTAAGAGAATAGAAATTGAAACCAAAACAAGCATACAACTTCCCAAACCAGAACAAGATGGAGACATAG ttataattgGATCAGATCGTAGAGGCATATTATCAGCTCGACAtcgaattgatttaattatagaaGTATCTAGGAAAAAATTAAGCTACACACATTTCTTGTCTATACCATTAAATGTAGATgagattattaaaaacttcAATTCATTTAAAAGTGATGTAATTCAAAAATTTGGAGGAGTTGTTACAGGCATAGATGAAATTCTTTTCCAAAAACCAAGTAAATTACATCTTACCATAGGAATGCTTACTTTattagatgaagaagaaagaaagcaagcaGTACAAATATTTATGGATTGCAAACAACATATTATtga cCCTTTCATTAAGAAACATGGTTTATTTACTATAGTAATAAAAGGTGTTCAATCTATGAATGATAATCCAGATGCCGTTAAAATTCTTTATGGAACAGTATTTACAGAAAATGATGTATTGCAAGAATTGTCTAATCAAATAGTAGATTATTTTGCAGAAAAGG acTTAATGCCAAACAGAACAAACGATGTTAAATTACACACTACTTTCATGAATATAGcctatagaaagaaagataacgaAGTAACAATaacagataaaaatattaacaaaaaatttgatGCTACacaaattttaaat gaaTATAAAGATACATTATTTGGTAAAacagatttaaaagaaattcactTGTCCCAACTTAAAACTGCTActgaaacaaattattatcaagCAACAGCTAAAATTACATTGGGTGAGGaacaatcataa